Proteins from one Acidimicrobiales bacterium genomic window:
- a CDS encoding metal ABC transporter substrate-binding protein, whose product MRRPLALALSAVLLVAGAAACGSDGDQAGSGADRPTVVVTTTILGDVVQRLVGERADVAVLMPRGADPHDVQLSARQAADLREADALVVNGGGFEAGYLDAIEAAEADGVPTHAALDDVDTLAFADEHGDHEAEAEADEGADPHFFTDPDRVAEAAEGIAAFLAAEVPALATGPVRAGAAAEVEALRGLAEEVGRVLDPIPAERRVLVTNHEVFGYFADRYDFEVVGVVIPGGGTGAEPSAGELDALARTIEAEGVPAIFADASAPPSLARALADEVGDVDVVSLFSESLGEPGSGGDTYARMVRTNAARIAAALA is encoded by the coding sequence TTGCGCCGTCCCCTCGCTCTCGCCCTCTCCGCCGTCCTCCTCGTCGCCGGCGCCGCGGCCTGCGGATCCGACGGTGACCAGGCCGGCTCCGGAGCCGACCGGCCCACCGTGGTGGTCACCACCACCATCCTCGGGGACGTGGTGCAGCGGCTGGTCGGGGAGCGGGCCGACGTGGCGGTGCTCATGCCCCGGGGCGCCGACCCCCATGACGTGCAGCTCTCGGCCCGCCAGGCCGCCGACCTGCGGGAGGCCGACGCCCTGGTCGTCAACGGGGGCGGGTTCGAGGCCGGCTACCTCGACGCCATCGAGGCGGCCGAGGCCGACGGCGTCCCGACCCACGCCGCCCTCGACGACGTGGACACCCTGGCCTTCGCCGACGAGCACGGCGACCACGAGGCCGAGGCCGAGGCCGACGAGGGGGCCGACCCGCACTTCTTCACCGACCCCGACCGGGTGGCGGAGGCGGCCGAGGGCATCGCCGCCTTCCTGGCCGCCGAGGTCCCGGCCCTGGCCACCGGGCCGGTGCGGGCCGGGGCGGCGGCGGAGGTGGAGGCCCTGCGAGGCCTGGCCGAGGAGGTGGGCCGGGTGCTCGATCCCATCCCCGCCGAGCGGCGTGTCCTGGTCACCAACCACGAGGTGTTCGGGTACTTCGCCGACCGCTACGACTTCGAGGTGGTGGGCGTGGTCATCCCCGGGGGCGGCACCGGGGCCGAGCCCAGCGCCGGGGAGCTCGACGCGCTGGCCCGCACCATCGAGGCCGAGGGGGTGCCGGCCATCTTCGCCGACGCCTCCGCCCCCCCGTCGCTGGCCCGGGCCCTGGCCGACGAGGTGGGCGACGTCGACGTGGTGAGCCTGTTCAGCGAGTCACTGGGGGAGCCCGGCTCGGGAGGGGACACCTACGCCCGGATGGTCCGCACCAACGCGGCCCGGATCGCCGCCGCCCTGGCCTGA
- a CDS encoding enoyl-CoA hydratase/isomerase family protein, with the protein MTATDPYAGLPDLAFDRPADGVLRITLDGPGLNAVDHAVHRQLAEVWRVVDRDPDTRVALLQGAGKAFSAGGSFELLDDLMADYAVRTRVLREARDLVFNVIDCTKPIVSAIHGPAVGAGLVAGILADVSVVGRGARIIDGHTRLGVAAGDHAAICWPLLCGMAKAKYYLLTCDTLTGEEAERIGLVSLCVDDDRVQERALEVAVQLAGGAQSAIRWTKQALNNWYRAQSGIFDASLAYEFFGFAGPDAREGLASHTEKRAPRFDGPTGE; encoded by the coding sequence GTGACCGCCACCGACCCCTACGCCGGGCTGCCGGACCTCGCCTTCGACCGGCCGGCCGACGGGGTGCTGCGCATCACCCTGGACGGTCCCGGCCTCAACGCCGTGGACCACGCCGTGCACCGGCAGCTGGCCGAGGTGTGGCGGGTGGTCGACCGCGACCCCGACACCCGGGTGGCCCTGCTGCAGGGGGCGGGCAAGGCGTTCTCGGCCGGCGGCAGCTTCGAGCTCCTCGACGACCTCATGGCCGACTACGCGGTGCGGACCCGGGTGCTGCGCGAGGCCCGGGACCTGGTGTTCAACGTGATCGACTGCACCAAGCCCATCGTGTCGGCCATCCACGGGCCGGCGGTGGGGGCCGGCCTGGTGGCCGGGATCCTGGCCGACGTGTCGGTGGTGGGCCGGGGGGCCCGCATCATCGACGGCCACACCCGCCTGGGCGTCGCCGCCGGCGACCATGCCGCCATCTGCTGGCCGCTGCTGTGCGGCATGGCCAAGGCCAAGTACTACCTGCTGACCTGCGACACCCTCACCGGCGAGGAGGCCGAGCGCATCGGCCTGGTCTCGCTGTGCGTCGACGACGACCGGGTCCAGGAGCGGGCCCTGGAGGTGGCGGTGCAGCTGGCCGGGGGAGCGCAGTCGGCCATCCGCTGGACCAAGCAGGCCCTCAACAACTGGTACCGGGCCCAGTCCGGCATCTTCGACGCCTCGCTGGCGTACGAGTTCTTCGGCTTCGCCGGCCCCGACGCCCGGGAGGGCCTGGCCTCCCACACCGAGAAGCGGGCCCCCCGCTTCGACGGGCCCACGGGCGAGTGA
- a CDS encoding SRPBCC family protein has product MPETDLPEGVTVESDRDTVSATVVVDAPPADVFDYVRRPANHQAISGDATVQDSTSGPEVLGEGDRFNVRMKQVGVPYRMTSKVVEYAQGTKIAWCHVSGHRWRWEMEATPDGGTRLTETYDQSPAKAPFALRLLGYPGRHRANVARSVANVRDHFASR; this is encoded by the coding sequence ATGCCCGAGACCGACCTGCCCGAAGGCGTGACCGTCGAGTCCGACCGCGACACCGTGTCGGCCACCGTCGTCGTGGACGCCCCGCCGGCCGACGTGTTCGACTACGTCCGCCGCCCGGCCAACCACCAGGCCATCAGCGGCGACGCCACCGTCCAGGACAGCACCTCCGGCCCCGAGGTGCTGGGAGAGGGCGACCGCTTCAACGTGCGCATGAAGCAGGTCGGCGTGCCCTACCGGATGACCTCCAAGGTGGTCGAGTACGCCCAGGGCACCAAGATCGCCTGGTGCCACGTGAGCGGGCACCGCTGGCGCTGGGAGATGGAGGCCACCCCCGACGGCGGCACCCGCCTGACCGAGACCTACGACCAGTCCCCGGCCAAGGCCCCCTTCGCCCTGCGCCTGCTGGGCTACCCGGGCCGCCACCGGGCCAACGTGGCCCGATCCGTGGCCAACGTCCGGGACCACTTCGCCTCCCGCTGA
- a CDS encoding MOSC domain-containing protein, with translation MHLAEIWQYPVKSMIGVTVPAAEVGPAGIAGDRAWATRDHVRGGIRGAKQLGGLMQLSARYVDGPGGPVAIGLPDGTTVRTDDTDASERVSAALDHGVTLEPLRPPEDVEHYRRGAPDHDDLMEELNAIFGREQGEPLPDLSGFPPEILEFESPPGTYHDAFPLLLLSTSALRALSEALPESVIDVRRFRPSLVIDTGDEDGHPERSWIGRRLRVGAVELEVATGCPRCVMVTRPIDASVPQDRQVLRHVVKDLGQDLGVYATVATPGTVATGDPVTLA, from the coding sequence GTGCACCTGGCCGAGATCTGGCAGTACCCGGTGAAGTCGATGATCGGGGTCACCGTCCCCGCCGCCGAGGTGGGCCCGGCCGGCATCGCCGGTGACCGGGCCTGGGCCACCCGCGACCACGTGCGGGGCGGCATCCGGGGGGCCAAGCAACTGGGCGGGCTCATGCAGCTCTCGGCCCGCTACGTCGACGGGCCCGGCGGCCCGGTGGCCATCGGGCTGCCCGACGGGACCACCGTCCGCACCGACGACACCGACGCCAGCGAACGGGTCTCGGCGGCCCTGGACCACGGGGTCACCCTGGAGCCCCTGCGCCCGCCGGAGGACGTGGAGCACTACCGGCGGGGCGCCCCCGACCACGACGACCTGATGGAGGAGCTGAACGCCATCTTCGGGCGGGAGCAGGGCGAGCCCCTCCCCGACCTGTCGGGCTTCCCCCCGGAGATCCTGGAGTTCGAGTCGCCGCCGGGCACCTACCACGACGCCTTCCCCCTGCTCCTGCTGTCCACCTCGGCCCTCCGGGCCCTGTCCGAGGCCCTGCCCGAGAGCGTGATCGACGTGCGCCGCTTCCGGCCCAGCCTGGTGATCGACACCGGTGACGAGGACGGCCACCCCGAACGGAGCTGGATCGGGCGCCGGCTGCGGGTCGGTGCGGTGGAGCTGGAGGTGGCCACCGGCTGCCCCCGGTGCGTGATGGTCACCCGGCCCATCGACGCCTCCGTCCCCCAGGACCGGCAGGTCCTGCGCCACGTCGTGAAGGACCTGGGCCAGGACCTCGGCGTCTACGCCACCGTGGCCACGCCCGGCACCGTGGCCACCGGCGACCCCGTCACCCTGGCCTGA
- a CDS encoding histidine phosphatase family protein → MAETEYPQRPFVGPPGSTNVFLVRHGASEPAVPGRSFPLADGHGDPALAPEGREQAERVAARLADEHIDAIYVTTLRRTHETAAPLAARLGLEPVVEADLREVHLGEWEGGSFRQHVAEGHPTALRAFAEERWDVIPGAEPQEAFSARVRAGIDRVVARSAGRRIAIFTHGGVIGELLRLASESSRGFVFATADNASISHLLLLGDRWLVRRFNDTSHHPGGLDRPEPADAVLP, encoded by the coding sequence ATGGCCGAGACCGAGTACCCGCAGCGCCCCTTCGTCGGACCTCCCGGCTCCACCAACGTCTTCCTGGTCCGCCACGGGGCGTCCGAGCCGGCGGTGCCCGGGCGGAGCTTCCCCCTGGCCGACGGCCACGGCGACCCGGCCCTGGCCCCCGAGGGCCGCGAGCAGGCCGAGCGGGTGGCCGCCCGCCTGGCCGACGAGCACATCGACGCCATCTACGTCACCACCCTGCGCCGCACCCACGAGACGGCGGCCCCGCTGGCCGCCCGGCTGGGGCTGGAGCCGGTGGTCGAGGCCGACCTGCGGGAGGTGCACCTGGGCGAGTGGGAGGGCGGGTCGTTCCGCCAGCACGTGGCCGAGGGGCATCCCACCGCCCTCCGGGCCTTCGCCGAGGAGCGGTGGGACGTGATCCCCGGCGCCGAGCCCCAGGAGGCGTTCTCGGCCCGGGTGCGGGCCGGCATCGACCGCGTCGTGGCCCGGAGCGCGGGCCGACGCATCGCCATCTTCACCCATGGTGGCGTCATCGGTGAGCTCCTGCGCCTGGCGTCGGAGAGCAGCCGGGGCTTCGTGTTCGCCACCGCCGACAACGCCTCCATCTCCCACCTCCTCCTCCTCGGCGACCGGTGGCTGGTGCGCCGGTTCAACGACACCTCGCACCACCCCGGCGGCCTCGACCGCCCCGAGCCGGCCGACGCCGTGCTGCCCTGA
- a CDS encoding acyl-ACP thioesterase domain-containing protein has protein sequence MDAPPARPAPFPPLVPAPARGRSFTVRRRVRWGDADRHGRLRLDAVARYLQDVANDDTRDAGLDPAAPWVVRRTAIDVVVPPSIGEELALTTFTGGLGSRWAERRTSLLGHRGGRVEAASTWVCLDPDTGRPARLGQDFLATYQEAGGGRRIHARHLQGPPPAGVARRPWVVRSTDLDAFGHVNNAATWEPVEDELDRRGMAPAAATVEYGAAIGPDDAVDLASVAGDGTVALWLLVGDEVRASAVVIPAA, from the coding sequence ATGGACGCCCCGCCCGCCCGCCCGGCCCCGTTCCCGCCCCTGGTCCCGGCCCCGGCCCGGGGGCGGTCCTTCACCGTCCGCCGCCGGGTGCGGTGGGGTGACGCCGATCGCCACGGCCGCCTGCGCCTGGACGCCGTGGCCCGCTACCTCCAGGACGTGGCCAACGACGACACCCGGGACGCCGGGCTCGACCCGGCGGCGCCCTGGGTGGTCCGCCGCACGGCCATCGACGTGGTCGTCCCGCCGTCGATCGGCGAGGAGCTGGCCCTCACCACCTTCACCGGAGGGCTGGGCAGCCGGTGGGCCGAGCGGCGGACCTCGCTCCTGGGTCACCGCGGGGGCCGGGTCGAGGCTGCGTCGACCTGGGTGTGCCTCGACCCGGACACGGGACGCCCGGCCCGCCTGGGCCAGGACTTCCTGGCCACCTACCAGGAGGCCGGGGGTGGCCGGCGCATCCACGCCCGCCACCTCCAGGGCCCGCCGCCGGCCGGTGTGGCCCGCCGGCCTTGGGTCGTCCGCAGCACCGACCTCGACGCCTTCGGGCACGTGAACAACGCCGCCACCTGGGAGCCCGTGGAGGACGAGCTGGACCGGCGGGGCATGGCGCCGGCGGCCGCCACCGTGGAGTACGGCGCCGCCATCGGCCCCGACGACGCCGTGGACCTGGCCTCGGTGGCCGGCGACGGCACGGTGGCCCTCTGGCTCCTGGTCGGCGACGAGGTCCGGGCCTCCGCCGTGGTGATCCCGGCCGCCTGA